The genomic stretch CACGAAAAAGACTACTTGATTTGACAGTTTCTTTTTTTGCTTTATTATTTATTTTTTCTTGGCTCTTCCCCCTTTTAGCTATCTTAATAAGAATAACTTCAAAAGGACCTATTTTTTATATACAATCCAGAAATGGTTGTAATGATCAAATTATCAATTGTTATAAGTTTAGAACAATGACTTGGCACGGAAATG from Thermococcus sp. M36 encodes the following:
- a CDS encoding sugar transferase; protein product: MGKLIEPQRKIKPISLLRVIRKLPPEQGIAAKAQIINYSSRKRLLDLTVSFFALLFIFSWLFPLLAILIRITSKGPIFYIQSRNGCNDQIINCYKFRTMTWHGN